The following are from one region of the Ignavibacteriales bacterium genome:
- the glnD gene encoding [protein-PII] uridylyltransferase, translating to MAVSTPGKQVLAHQFQSIVKLHRQGAGGLRIALALTRRLDGLITSVFRSLKNPEKKHIAVVALGGYGRKELCFSSDVDIMFLIRDESQKPATAASAGDLLHALLEYGLDIGHSFRTIQECVDSSSSDIEIWHSLLEARFICGNRSVFSSLHLGLQRQIRFVDSPRYTQNLIIATELRHRKYGHSTKLLEPNVKNSAGGLRDLHTVLWLGRGTGLSRLTARPAVTHTALTEMLRGQFLGKLFDIRFLKDAKRGLDFLLRTRNEMHLNAQALHDTLEFNLQRQVAKALKYRDSSTQTNVERFMKDYYVAARVVSQLAGRIMSWAHDRFVAETEQKVTLRLAPPFVIKDAKLDLGSQATKLSSGAALRAFLLSIDHAIPLSYRLEDVLTRSAKRHTPLQSEQETSLFRELLNRPHGVGHALQRMNDFGLLQRWIPEWKGLVAFFQHNQYHFYTADEHTLIVLSNAEALSASPSAFGDIFRSLQRRDTLYLAALCHDIAKPIRIGDHEIIGVDIARTILKRLRYDDIMEDVLFLVRNHLLMEQIAFRRNLGDQQTIIDFTSKIEGTRQLDLLYLLTYADLSAVNKNVWTDWKAMLLQELYQRSHEILERNLTSDEYARAEADRRRTAVQDMVNELSSTIPEAEARSHLDAVESPAYLAAFDATEIAEHIRRIGADETVSTVFKKHEDHTEVTIIARDAPFALSRFCGVLSANDANILDAQIFTRNDGIIIDRFRVVDFISKSALSSRQCDKIHQELNHVFDDVADIESLLSRHKMKWKRRSRIANPNVRIDVEFENHPRFTIIDVYAPDMLGFLYRITGTMSMLGLNISFAKIATRIDGIVDSFYVLDLTGRKVDDEGQRSYVRSEILKVINDLSESELVMQ from the coding sequence ATGGCCGTTTCCACTCCCGGCAAACAAGTTCTTGCTCATCAATTCCAATCGATAGTCAAACTGCATCGTCAGGGTGCAGGCGGACTCCGAATCGCACTCGCCCTCACGAGACGCCTCGACGGTTTGATTACGTCGGTGTTTCGCTCTCTGAAGAACCCTGAAAAGAAGCACATCGCCGTCGTTGCTCTCGGCGGCTACGGCAGGAAGGAACTCTGTTTTTCCTCCGACGTTGACATCATGTTTCTCATCCGGGACGAGTCCCAGAAGCCCGCGACTGCTGCTTCCGCTGGCGATTTGCTTCACGCGCTTCTCGAATATGGTCTGGACATCGGGCATAGCTTCCGTACCATCCAGGAATGTGTCGATTCGTCCTCTTCAGATATCGAGATATGGCACTCGCTCCTCGAGGCACGATTCATCTGCGGGAACCGCTCGGTATTCTCCAGCCTCCACTTGGGCCTCCAGCGCCAGATTCGGTTCGTTGATTCTCCACGGTACACCCAGAACCTTATCATTGCCACTGAGCTCCGCCACCGGAAGTACGGACATTCCACCAAACTGCTTGAGCCCAATGTTAAGAACAGCGCGGGCGGACTGAGGGATCTTCACACGGTTCTGTGGCTGGGACGCGGCACGGGCCTTTCAAGACTCACCGCTCGTCCGGCGGTTACACATACAGCGCTCACCGAGATGCTGCGCGGCCAATTCCTGGGGAAACTCTTTGATATCCGCTTCCTCAAGGACGCCAAGCGGGGGCTTGATTTCCTCCTGCGAACACGCAATGAGATGCACCTGAACGCACAGGCACTGCACGACACTCTCGAATTCAATCTGCAGCGGCAGGTGGCAAAAGCCCTCAAGTACCGTGATTCGTCGACGCAGACAAACGTCGAGCGATTCATGAAAGATTACTACGTGGCGGCCCGCGTGGTTTCTCAACTCGCCGGCCGGATCATGAGCTGGGCACACGACAGATTTGTGGCTGAAACGGAGCAGAAGGTCACGCTCCGCCTCGCCCCCCCGTTCGTCATCAAAGATGCCAAGCTTGACCTGGGCTCACAAGCAACGAAGCTATCGAGCGGAGCGGCTCTCCGCGCGTTTCTTCTTTCCATCGATCATGCGATCCCCCTCTCCTATCGATTGGAGGACGTTCTGACCCGGAGCGCCAAGCGGCACACTCCGCTCCAGTCGGAGCAGGAAACATCGCTCTTTCGTGAACTCCTCAACAGGCCACACGGCGTCGGCCATGCGCTGCAGCGGATGAACGATTTCGGACTCCTGCAACGCTGGATTCCTGAATGGAAGGGGCTTGTCGCATTCTTCCAGCACAATCAATACCATTTCTATACCGCGGACGAGCATACACTCATCGTTCTGTCCAACGCCGAAGCGCTCAGCGCGAGCCCTTCTGCGTTCGGCGACATCTTTCGCTCGCTGCAGAGGCGTGACACCCTGTACCTTGCCGCGTTGTGTCACGACATTGCCAAACCAATCCGGATCGGCGACCACGAGATCATCGGAGTCGATATCGCCCGCACGATTCTGAAGCGGCTCCGGTACGACGATATCATGGAAGACGTCCTCTTCCTCGTTCGGAACCACCTGCTCATGGAACAGATCGCATTCCGTCGCAATCTGGGCGATCAGCAGACCATCATCGATTTTACGTCCAAGATTGAAGGGACGCGGCAGCTCGACTTGCTCTATCTCCTGACGTATGCGGACCTGAGCGCCGTGAACAAGAACGTCTGGACCGACTGGAAAGCGATGCTGCTGCAGGAATTGTACCAGCGTTCGCACGAGATTCTCGAACGCAATCTCACAAGCGACGAGTATGCGCGGGCGGAAGCCGACCGCCGGAGAACGGCGGTTCAGGACATGGTCAACGAACTCAGCTCGACCATTCCCGAAGCAGAGGCCCGGAGCCACCTTGACGCCGTGGAGAGTCCGGCGTATCTGGCGGCATTTGATGCGACGGAAATCGCCGAGCACATCCGCCGCATCGGGGCAGACGAAACGGTGAGCACGGTCTTCAAGAAACATGAAGATCATACCGAGGTGACCATCATCGCCCGCGATGCTCCGTTTGCTCTGTCGCGATTCTGCGGCGTCTTGTCGGCCAACGATGCGAACATTCTTGATGCACAGATCTTCACGCGCAACGACGGGATCATCATCGACAGGTTCCGTGTCGTCGATTTCATCTCCAAGTCGGCCCTCAGCAGCCGACAATGCGACAAGATTCACCAGGAGCTCAATCATGTATTCGATGATGTGGCTGACATCGAATCATTGCTGAGCCGCCACAAGATGAAATGGAAACGGCGAAGCCGCATTGCCAACCCGAATGTCAGGATTGACGTGGAATTCGAAAACCATCCGCGTTTCACCATCATTGATGTATACGCCCCGGATATGCTGGGATTCCTGTATAGAATTACCGGCACCATGTCGATGCTGGGTCTGAATATTTCGTTTGCAAAGATCGCAACACGCATTGACGGAATCGTTGACTCTTTCTACGTCCTCGACCTGACGGGCAGGAAGGTGGACGATGAAGGACAGAGATCGTACGTGCGATCCGAGATTCTCAAAGTGATCAACGACTTGTCTGAGTCGGAACTGGTGATGCAATGA
- a CDS encoding trehalase family glycosidase translates to MLVRLYWKAWEIAFRNFHEPAPASGFVSQFIDAAFNDNIFLWDTAFMTMFCNVGYPLVPGIASLDNFYVKQHPTGEICREIQRKSGLDFAYWVNAENSTLFSRWGWIFPPAKQGSVVYRGRTAPTPNPRLTLDAMNHPILAWAELESYHLTGDTSRLRLIWDPLVQYYNAYQIFLRQGNGLYLTDWASMDNSPRNAFLNQGGTGIDISSEMVLFARNLTEIARLLGKEDEARRFTVEADELSVTINQLMWNQTKGFYYDMTLEGEQAPVKTVAAYWTLLARVVSPEQAKDLVRELQNPETFGRLNPVPTCSADEPGYLSIGGYWRGAVWAPTNTMVIRGLENYGYNELARSIAMRHLRIVAEVFAKTGTIWENYAPDAKEPGRHADSALVAKDFVGWSGIAPILYFLEYGIGLKPNAAQNELTWRIESSGRVGCERYRFNGHVATLLAQPAEGTRSVVVTIEADGIFKLNVEHGKKKMDFNVRKGHNRFVVP, encoded by the coding sequence GTGCTTGTACGTTTGTATTGGAAGGCCTGGGAGATTGCGTTCAGGAATTTTCATGAGCCGGCACCTGCCAGCGGATTTGTCTCTCAGTTCATCGATGCAGCGTTCAACGACAATATTTTCCTCTGGGACACTGCGTTCATGACGATGTTCTGCAACGTCGGCTACCCCTTGGTACCCGGCATCGCATCGCTCGATAACTTCTACGTCAAGCAGCATCCGACGGGCGAAATCTGCAGGGAGATACAACGAAAGAGCGGACTTGATTTCGCGTATTGGGTGAACGCCGAAAACAGCACGTTGTTCAGCAGATGGGGATGGATATTTCCTCCCGCAAAGCAGGGATCGGTCGTCTATCGGGGGCGGACCGCTCCGACTCCCAATCCACGATTGACGCTCGATGCAATGAACCATCCCATCCTTGCATGGGCCGAACTCGAAAGCTATCATCTCACCGGCGATACTTCCCGCCTCCGACTGATTTGGGACCCGCTCGTCCAATACTATAACGCATATCAGATCTTTCTCCGCCAGGGAAACGGGCTCTACCTCACCGATTGGGCCAGCATGGACAATTCTCCCCGCAACGCTTTTCTGAATCAAGGCGGGACCGGTATCGATATTTCGTCCGAGATGGTGTTGTTCGCGAGAAACCTGACGGAGATCGCCAGACTCCTTGGAAAAGAAGACGAAGCCCGGCGTTTCACAGTAGAGGCAGATGAGCTCTCAGTTACAATCAACCAGCTGATGTGGAATCAAACGAAGGGATTCTACTACGATATGACGCTCGAGGGCGAGCAAGCCCCGGTGAAAACAGTCGCGGCATATTGGACACTGCTGGCGCGCGTCGTATCACCCGAACAGGCGAAAGACCTTGTGAGAGAATTGCAGAATCCGGAGACATTCGGTCGCCTCAATCCAGTGCCAACTTGTTCGGCGGATGAGCCGGGATATCTGTCCATCGGAGGGTACTGGAGAGGAGCCGTCTGGGCGCCGACGAACACCATGGTGATCCGCGGACTGGAGAACTACGGGTACAACGAGCTCGCCCGGTCAATTGCGATGCGTCACCTGCGCATCGTGGCGGAGGTATTTGCGAAGACCGGCACCATTTGGGAAAACTATGCTCCCGACGCGAAGGAGCCGGGCCGGCATGCTGACAGCGCTCTGGTAGCGAAGGACTTCGTTGGGTGGAGCGGCATCGCACCCATCTTGTATTTCCTCGAATACGGCATTGGACTGAAGCCAAATGCGGCCCAGAACGAATTGACGTGGAGAATTGAATCTTCCGGACGGGTGGGTTGCGAACGCTATCGGTTCAACGGGCACGTTGCCACGTTGCTCGCACAGCCTGCAGAGGGCACCAGGAGCGTGGTTGTCACCATCGAGGCGGATGGGATATTCAAGCTGAACGTAGAGCACGGCAAAAAGAAAATGGATTTCAACGTCAGGAAAGGTCACAATAGGTTTGTGGTCCCATGA